GCGATCTGGAAACGCGTCCTGGCACCGAGGGCGCTGCCCGCCTCGCTGACATGCTTCTGCACGGTCCGGCGGCTGACACCGAGCACCCTGGCGATGGCGTCGTCCTTCATGCCGGTCGCCATCAGATGGAGAATCTCCCGGGTGCGCTCGTCCGCCACCGCCGTACCGTGAGCCCGGCGTGGGACGGGCCAGTCCTGCCGGCTCTCCAGGGACATCGGCACCGCACGTTCCCAGATGGACTCGAACAGGGCCGCGAACGCCTCGATGAGCGCCGGGGAGTGCACCACCAGTGACCCCGCCGAGGGCCGGTCGCTGTGCAGCGGCAACAGGGCGGTGGTCCGGTCGAAGAGCACCAGTTTGACCGGAAGCCCCGAGCTGAGCCGGAATTCACCGCCTCCCGCGGTGCCCCGTATCGCCGTTTCCAGGGACACCTCGTCGGTGAAACCCTCGGAGTCGTACACGGACCGCAACCGCACCCCCTCGTGGACAGCCGTCTCTGCCGGATCCCGGTGGGCGGAGCCCTCCGCGGGCTCGGTCACATAGGGCGGCTTCGCCAGGTGCAGCACTTCGTGCCTGCTGCCCTTCAGCAGGTACGCATAGCGTGCGGACACCTCTTCGCCGTGTTCCAGGACCTCCACCAGGTGTGGGTCGTGCGGGCGTGATACGGCGCGGTAGATCTCGTCGAGCTGCTCCATGTACAGCTCCGTCTGGGCCAGTTCGCTCCGCTTGCGGGCCAGCAGGAACCCCAGGGACGAGCGCGGCGGGCCGGCCTTCCATCGCGGGGGCCGGCCGGCGATCCGGATGACCAGGAGCTCGTCCTCCAGGGTCCGCAGCACCCGGTCGGTCTCTTCGTCCGACGCGCCGACCGCAGCCGCCACCGCGCGGGTGTCGGCCGCGGGATGGCCCACCAGGTACTCCAGGACCCGGCCGCCGAGCGGGTCCAGCCCCGTTCCCGCCCACGGGCCGCCCGATGAGACGTCCATGCAGCCTGTCACCCCTGTGCATCGCGGATCAGCGGCCGGCACCGTGCCTTCACCGGCCGGTCGCGAGCGGACACGCATGTGAGCAACTGCGCGAACCCGCGACGACCGGATCTTGTCCAGCGTGACGTGGCGCCGTCAAGGCGAGCACCGTTGCACCAGTCCCGCAGACGTAGCCGGCCACCTCGGCACGGTCCTCGAAGGGCGTTGTATGTCCCTACGTTTCGGACGACCTCGGCTCGCCCTCGTCGCCCACCCGGACCAGTTGCCTGGCTGACCCACTGATGCGGACGGAGGCGGGCCTGCCACCCCGAGGGGTGGCGGGCCCGCCTCCGTCGCTCGCGCAGGAGGTGCTCAGGCGCACTTGCCTGCCGGGTGGTCCCGGGTCACCAGGTCGGTGTCCGTGGTGGTGGTGTCCATCCAGAGCACACGGCTGCCGGTGTCGGCCGCCGCATTGGACTGCTGGCCGTGGCTGCAGGAGACGCGGCCGAGCGGGGCGCCCTTCGGGGTGAACTGCTTGAGCTTCGCGAGGGAGTCGTTGTAGTCGTCGAACACCTGGGAGTAGGAGGCGTAGACGGTCAGGGTGACCGCGGTGTCCGAGGCGGTGAGACCGAAGGCGCGCACCGGGTTCGAGCCCTTTTCCGCGATGAGGTCGGTGACACCGGAACCGTCGACGTCCGCCCGGCGCAGGGTCGTGAAGTCGTCGTCGGTGTAGTCGGTGTCGATGAGCCAGTACACCCCGGACGCGGTGACGACCGGGGCGCTGATCCACTCCGGCGACGAGGGTGCTCCCAGCGGCGTGGTCGTGCCGGTCGCGATGTCGTAGACCTCTACGGCGACACCGTAGGCGCCGTCGAACATTCCGTCGTGGATGTACGCGATGCGTCCGTCCTTCACGGCCGGCTTGACCGCCTGGTTGTAGTCCCGGCCGAGCGGGACCACCTGCGGGGTGGTGCTGCCGCTCGTCAGGTAGGAGACCCGCTGCAGCCCGGTCTCCTCGTCGCGCCTGGACCACGCCACCGTGTCACCGTCGACGCTGAGGCCGCTGATCTCGGCGGTGGTGCTGAACAGCGTCTTCGGCGCGCCTGCGCCGACCGGTGCGGACATGATGTCGTAGGTGTGGGCGTAGGGGTCGTCGGGGGAGACATCTCCGACGGCCACCCAGACCACGCGCTTGCCGTCGGTGACCGGGCTGAGGTGGGACCGGCCGTCGTTCGGGGAGATCTGCCGGGCCTTGCGCCTGCCGTCGGTGCGGCCGGCCCACACGGCGTACGGAGCGGTGCCGTCGGCGCTGGACTTGGGGACCGCCCACCACCCGTTGCCCGCGCTGGGGTTGTTGCCTGTGCCGACGTACGACATCAGGGTGCCGAGCCTGCCGACCAGGACGTCGCTGTCCAGGCCCAGGCTCTTCTCCCAGCCCGGGACGACGCCGTGGGCTTCGAAGGCCTTCTTCACCGCAGTCAGCCGACCACCCTTCACCCCGAGCGACCTGGCCGCGGCGATGACAGCGTCCCGGCCCTCGTCGAAGCCGTCGAGCGGGGCGATGTACGAGGTCAGCGCCCGGTAGGCGATACGGTCGGCCAGCGGGCCGCCGAGGCTCTCGCGGATGTCCCACAGCGCGCCGCTGAAGATGGTGGAGTTGACGTGCACGCCACCGTTGTCATAGGCCGAGCCGAGGGGCAGGCCGAGGAACTTCTTCGTGGTGGCGCCGTCGTTCAGATCGCGGAACGCGCACTCCCGGGGCGTCCGGTTCCGGCACAGGTCGCCGCCGATCAGGCCCGCGTCGGGATCGCTCATCGGGGTGTGGTTGGCGGTGACGTCGATGACGTTGCCGAAGTAGTCGGCTATCGCCTCGTTCATGGCACCGGACTGGCCGGCGTAGACGAGGTTCGCGGTGTGCTCGACCACGCCGTGGGTCATCTCGTGGCCCACCACGTCGAGGTCCGAGGCCAGCGAACGGTACTCGTCGTCGCCGGTGCCGTACACCATCTTGGTGTGGTCCCAGAAGGCGTTGACGAACGGGGAGCCGTAGTCGGTCACGCCGACCAGGGAGTTGATCGCCATGCCCTTGCCGTCGAGGCTGTCGCGCTTGAAGGTGTCGTGGTAGTACTCGTACACCTTCCCGGCCGCCCAGTGCGCGTCGACCGCACCGGACGCGGTCAGCTCAGGGCCGATCGTCGGGGTGGGCGAGGCGAACGGCACGACGCCCTCCGGCCATACGCCGGAGACATCCTGGTACCAGAGGCTGGAGGCGTCCCAGGTCTGGATGACGCCCCGCTGCTTGCTGTCGGCCATGTGCGCGGTGTCGCGCAGCAGGTACTGGCCGGTGGCACCGTCCTTGGTCAGGTACAGCGGCACGGTGGAACCGCTCAGCAGGGTGCCCTGGCCGGTGACACCGGCCGACCCGTTCCCGGGCCTGGCGGGCTCACCCGGCTTTCCCGGCTCGCCGGGCTTGCCGTCCTGGTGGCCTGCGGCCTGCCGTGGCGCCGTGAAGGTCGCCAGCCCGCCGGACTCGAAGAGCGTGACGCCGGTGGCGGCATCGACGTAGACCTCCTGCACCACCGGCGCGCCGGTGGCCGGGTCGGTGCCGCGTACGGTGACGTGTCGGGTCAGGACGCCCTTGCCGGTGGGCAGGACGGTCAGCCCGCGGTCGGTGCCGGACAGGGTGTCCGCACCGTTCTTCGCGTGGGCGGGGCGGTATCCGCCCTTGGCCAGCCCGGCCCGTACCTGCCGCACCGCGCCGTCCACGGCGGTGCCGACCGGCAGGGTCGCCTTGTCGGTGTCGACGTCGAGGGCGGTGAAGTAGGAGCCGGAGGTGCCGGTGACGGTCCGCTTGCCGTTCCTGTGCGTCATCCGGACCACGTACTGGGCACCCAGGACCGGGACTCCGCGGTACTTCTGGTCCAGGCGCACCGTTTCGGAGCCGTCGGGGTCCGTGGTGACGACATCGGTGCTCAAGTCCCGGTCGGGCGAGGGAATCCGGTAGCGGTCCTTGTGCCCGGCCAGATGCGTCCGGGCCGCTGTCGCGGCCGGGAGGGACGCGTCCACCGCGTCGGCGAGTCCGTCCACCAGGGCGGGTGTTTCCGTACCCGGCGCGGTGTCCCCACTCGGTACGGCCGGCCCGGTCGCCTGTGCGGGGGAGGCCAGGCCGGTGACGCTCAGGGCCGCTGTGACAGCGAGCAGGGCCGACAGACCGGCGCGGCCGGGTCTGCGAGCAGGCCGGCGCCGTATGCGTGATGACATGTAGAAGTGCCTCCGACGGCCCGGTACAGCCCGGGCCCGGTAGTGGGACATCAGGTGATCGGCGCACCATCGCGCCCGCGGCTCGGACTGCACCTTTGTCGTCCCGCAGATGAATAACAAGGGGATCTTCGGGGCCAGTAAGCGCAGTTGCACAGTTGCGAAGCAGCAGGCACAGCCCTCGGCACGGCCCACGCCCTCGGCGCTCGGGTTCATCCGCTGAGGTATCGGGTGGTGATCACTCGCGGGGCGCGGGGGAGGCGACGACCTGGGCCGAAATCGATCCGGCCGAGCGTCTGCAAGCCCTGGAATCCGCCCGGCCGGATCAAGCGGTGGCGGCCCTGTGGGTGTGATGCCACCCATAGGAGCTGGATCACATACTAGGGCGGGTAGGAGTGCCGGGGCTGCCCGAACCTCACGTAACCGGTCGTGATCGGTTCATTTCGGACATTGCTCCGATGTTGGGTAGTACGTCACATTCTTGTCACGGGGTGGGTCCGCCGCTAACGATGGCTGTCGTTGCGGGACACCGCGACGCCCCCCGGACAGGAGAGTTGCTTCCGTATGACCACGCAGACGCAGACCCGCACCAGCCGCATCGCCCGCCTCCGCAAGGTGACCGTCGCCGGCATAGCCACCGCCGGTGCCGCCGCCGCGGCGCTCACCATGGTCTCGACCTCCGCGCAGGCTGCCGAAGCGGCCCCGGCCGGTGTCGCCTCCGTGGCCAAGATCTCGACGGACGGCAGCCAGGGCGGCAAGGGCTACGCCAACAACCTCGACGGCTGGATCAAGGAATCCCTGGCCATCATGAAGGCCAAGGGCATCCCCGGCACCTACGAGGGCCTGCACCGCAACATCATGCGCGAGTCGAGCGGCAACCCCAACGCCCAGAACAACTGGGACATCAACGCCCAGAAGGGCACCCCCTCCAAGGGCCTCCTCCAGGTCATCCAGCCGACGTTCAACGCCTACCACGTCGCCGGAACCGCACACGACCTGACCAACCCCGTCTCCAACATCACCGCGGCCGCCAACTACGCCGCCCACCGCTACGGCTCCATCGACAACGTCAACTCCGCCTACTGATGCCGAAGCGCCTGACCCCTCGGCGGGCGCAGCGCACATAGTGCGCATCGCGCAATCTGTGAATTGCAAAAGTCTGCAATTAGTTACATGATGTGGCTGCTGTGTCTGCCTGGTAGCCGCGGGCACAGCTCTAGTCGTGCCCGTGCTCGCCGGGCGATGAGAGAGAGACCCACGTCGTGTTGGTTCCGCTGTACCAGGCCAAGGCCGATTTCTTCAGGATGCTGGGGCACCCGGTGCGGATCCGGGTGCTGGAGTTGCTGCAGAACGGACCGATGCCCGTACGGGACCTGCTCGCCGCGATCGAGGTGGAACCGTCGGCGCTCTCCCAGCAGCTGGCGGTGCTGCGCCGTTCAGGGATCGTGACCGCGACCCGCGAGGGCTCGACCGTCGTGTACGAGCTCGCGGGCGGAGACGTGGCCGATCTGATGAAGGCCGCGCGGCGGATCCTGACCCAGATGCTGACCGGCCAGAACGAGCTCCTGGCGGAGCTGCGGGAAGCCGAGGTCTCCTCGAAATGAGCACGCTCCCCGCCCTGGCCCGGAGCCGGGTCCGTTCCCTCCTGCCTGCCCGCGCCGACTTCGCGGTCATGGCGCGCAACCCGCGCCGCGATCTGCTCGCCGGGCTCACGGTGGCGATCGTCGCACTGCCGCTCGCGCTGGGATTCGGAGTGTCCTCCGGGCTCGGCGCCGAGGCCGGGCTGGCGACCGCCGTGGTCGCGGGCGCGCTGGCCGCACTGTTCGGTGGTTCGAATCTCCAGGTCTCCGGCCCCACCGGCGCGATGACGGTGGTGCTGGTGCCGATCGTCGCCCAGTACGGGCCCGGGGGCGTACTCACGGTCGGTCTGATGGCCGGCCTTCTGCTGATCCTCCTCGCGCTGCTGCGGGCCGGCCGGTACATGCAGTACGTCCCCGCACCGGTGGTGGAGGGCTTCACGCTCGGTATCGCCTGCGTGATCGGCCTTCAGCAGATCCCCAACGCCCTCGGGGTGGCCAAGCCGGAGGGCGAGAAGATCCTCGTGGTCTCCTGGCGGGCCGTCGAGGCGTTCGTCCGGGCACCGAACTGGACCGCCCTCGCGCTCGCGGTCGGCGTTGCCGCCGTGATGCTGCTGGGCGCGCGTCTGCGGCCCGGCATCCCGTTCTCGATCGTCGCGGTGATCGCCGCGACGCTCATCGCCCAGCTGTTCCACCTGGACGCGGCGGCCCCGATCGGGGACCTGCCGTCCGGGCTGCCCGCCCCTTCGCTGGCCTTCGTCGATCTCTCGTCGCTGGGAAGCCTGCTCGCCCCCGCGGTGGCCGTGGCCGCGCTCGCGGCACTGGAGTCGCTGCTGTCGGCCACCGTCGCCGACGGCATGACGGTCGGCCAGAAGCACGACCCGGACAAGGAACTCTTCGGGCAGGGCATCGCGAATCTGGCCGCCCCGCTGTTCGGCGGCGTCCCGGCCACCGCCGCGATCGCACGTACCGCGGTCAACGTGCGTACCGGCGCGGGTTCCAGGCTCGCCGCACTGGTGCACGCCGCGGTCCTGGCGGTGATCGTGTTCGCTGCCGCCCCGATCGTGGCGAGGATTCCCCTCGCCGCTCTGGCGGGAGTCCTGCTGGCCACCGCGATCCGCATGGTCGAGGTCGGCGCGCTGCGCGCGATGGTCAAGGCCACCCGCTCCGACGCCGTCGTACTGGTGATGACCGCGATCGCCACCCTCGCCCTCGACCTCGTCTACGCGGTGATCATCGGCCTGGCGGTGGCGGGCGCTCTGGCACTGCGGGCGGTGGCGAAGCAGGCCAGGCTGGACCAGGTGTCGTTCCGTCCGGACCTGCCCGGTGAGCACAGCGACGAGGAACACGCGCTGCTGGCCGAGCACATCGTCGCGTACCGGATCGACGGACCGCTGTTCTTCGCCGGCGCGCACCGCTTTCTGCTGGAGCTGAGCGAGGTCTCCGACGTGCGGGTCGTGATCCTGCGGATGTCCCGTGTCTCGACCATGGACGCGACGGGCGCACTGGTCCTCAAGGACGCCGTGCAGAAGCTGAACCGACGAGGCATCGCCGTCATGACGTCGGGGATACGGCCGGGTCAGCGCCAGGTCCTGGACTCCGTCGGCGCACTGGATCTGCTGCGGCTTGAGGGACGCGAGTACGCCACCACGCCCGAGGCCATCGCGGGCGCGCGTGCCCACCTGCATTGCGCCGGAGTGCTGCCCGTCGTCCCGCACCGGAAGACCGCCGTCGAGGAGGCCGCCCGATGACCGCCCCCGACGCACGGCGCATGGTCGAGGTCCCCGGCCCCGAGGCACTGTGGCTGCTCGAAGGAGCCACGCAGGGGCGCCTGGTGTACCTCCAGCGCGACACCGCCGTCGTACGCCCGGCCACCCATGTCCTGGAGTACGGCAGGCTGATCGTGCGGGTGCCCGCGCAGGCCTCGGCGCTGCTCGGACGGGCCGCACTCACCTATCACGCGGACGAGATCCGCTCGGTGACCGGCACCGGCTGGACGGTGAGCGCCAGCGGGCCGGCCGAGGTCATCACCGACCCGGACGAGGCCGCGCACTACCGCCGCACGCTCCATGGGTGGACCCACGGGCCGCACGACACCCTTCTGCGCATCCGCCCCCAGACCGTGGCCGGCTTCCGCCTCGCCCATGCGGAGACCCAGTGACAACGCAGCTCGACACCCTCCCTTACCGGCATGTGCTGACCGTCCCCGCCATGGGGTCCGCGGTGCGGATAGCGCGCGAGACCACTGAGCAGGTGCTGAGCGAATGGGGCGTCAGCCCTCGCCACCCGGTCGTGGATCCGGCACTGCTGATCGTGAGCGAACTGGTCACGAACAGCGTCCGGCACGCGGCCGTGCTCTCGCCGAACGTCACGGTGATCTACGCGGCCGGGCCCGAGGTGTTCGCGTTCGCGGTCCACGACCGCCACCCCTACCAGCCCGCCCTGTACGAATCCGGGACCGGTGCGGCCGACAGCGGGCTCGCGACGGTCGTCGAGCTCACCCTCGGCCTGCGGGGGACCGCAGTGGTGCGGCGCGACGCGGACAGCGGGGGCAAGAGCATCTGGATCACCCTTCCTCTGCAGGCCCCCGGCAGGAATGAGCACAGCCGATGACGATCGAATGGCGTTACTCCGCCCACCAGCACCTCGGTATCTTTTCTCTCTCCGGATACCTCGGCGCGGAAGCCGTGCCCCGGTTCCACGGCGCGGTCGGCTGGGTCCTGGCCCGGGGCACCGGACCGGTCGTGCTCGACCTGGCCGAGTTGCGCGGCTGGTCCGTGGGCGGACAGCTCGCCGTGTCCCAGGCCGCCCGTCGGCTCGCCGATGCGGGGCGGCAGCTGGAACTCGCCTCGATTCCCGCCGACGGCTCCCTCGTCCCCGACGCCGCCCATCCTCCCGTCCCCGTCCACTGCGACCTGGCCGCCGCCCTCGCGGCGCATCAGGAGGTGGCGGAGGAAGAACGTGAGTGGCGCACCGCCGACTGGCCCGGCGTGCGAACCGCGCCGACAGAGGGCCAGATGTAAGAGGGACCGCCCCCAATTGCCGGTCCCTCCAAGAAATGCACCCGAAAAGAAAAAGGCAAGGAACCTCATGAGCGACGTGATCGTGAAGGACAGCAACGGGACCCCGCTGGAGGACGGCGATTCCGTCACCCTGATCAAGGACCTGAAGGTGAAGGGAACCTCCGAGACCCTCAAGCGCGGCACCTTGGTCAAGGGGATTCGCCTCACCAGCAAGGCCGACGAGGTCGAGTGCAACACCAAGAAGGTCAAGGGCCTGGTGCTGAAGACCCAGTTCCTGAAGAAGGCGTGACCACCACCGCAGGCTGAGACAGGCAGGCCGGCCTCGGCGCCGCCGTCCACATGACACCACGGTGTGTGCGGCGGCCGGTCGGGCATACGCCTGCTCGGCCGCGTCCGCACGACCCCGGGCGCGGCGCATCCGCGGCCTCGCGCGCTCCGTCGGGAGGAGCGGGCGGGGGAGGGCAAAGCGAATTGATAGAGTCGAAAACCGATCAACTCTTGTCCGCTGCAGGCGGAAGCCGCGCCTGACCGGGGCGGCGCCCCTGCCGGACGCCCCGTAACCGCCGGATGCCGCGTACCGGCGCCCGGACCCGGACCCGTGGAGGCGGCGGCCATGAGCACACCTCTGTACCAGCTCAAGGCCGACTTCTTCAAAACCCTCGGCCACCCGGTCCGCATCCGCGTGCTCGAACTGCTCAGCCGGCGGGAGCACGCCGTCGCCGAACTCCTGCCCGAGGTGGGCGTCGAGGCCGCGCACCTCTCCCAGCAGCTGGCCGTCCTGCGCCGCGCCAATCTGGTCGCCACCCGCAAGGAGGGCTCGACCGTCTTCTACCGCCTCACCACGCCCGAGGTCGCCGACCTGCTGACCGTGGCCCGCAGCATTCTCAGCGGCGTCCTGGCGGGCCGGGCCGAGCTCCTCGAAGATCTCAGGGCCGCCACGCCCCGTACCCGTCGGCGCTGACCTGTTTCCAACAGGCGTTTTTCCAACAGGCGTTCGTGGTGGCGCGGTGCGCGCATTTCCCTCCTCCGGTATCTCGTAGTTGCTAATATTCGCAATTACTGAGTTTGTTGTATGGCGGGCGCTCGGCGCGGGCCGAACGGACGGTCGGCGCACCCGTCTCAGCAGCCTGCCGCGCCATCTCGCCGGACGGCGGCACCGCAGAAAGGGCATGAGAATGAGCCTCTTGCGCAAGATCCGCGGTACGGGACGGGTGGCGGAGCCCGCCCCTCCCCGCCCGGCCGAGGAACCACCCCCGGCGGCACGGGGGTTGCGCGGATCGGTGCAGGTGCGGCATGTGGACGCGGGGTCGTGCAACGGGTGCGAGATCGAGATCGGAGCGGCGTTCGGCCCGGTGTACGACGCCGAGCGGTACGGGGCACGCCTGGTCGCCTCGCCCCGGCACGCGGACCTCGCCCTGGTCACCGGGCCGGTCACACGGAACATGGCCGAGCCGCTGCGGCGCACCGTCGCGGCGATGCCCGAGCCCGGGCTCGTGATGGCGGTCGGCGACTGCGCGATGAACTGCGGGGAATTCGCCGGGGGTTACGGAGTCGAGGGCGCCGTCCACGAGGTCGTGTCCGTGGATGTGTCGGTGCCCGGCTGCCCACCGGGGCCGGAGAGGATCGTGGCAGCGCTGCGCACCGTGACCGGCAGGTGAGCGTGGTCGGGCCCGCGCTGGCCGTCGCCTCGGGCGGTGCGGGCATCGCGCTGGCTGCCGGGACGTGGCTGCCGGAGCGGGCCCGGTCCACCGCGGTGGGCGTGTGTACGGCCGGGCTCGGAGCGGCCGGCCTGGTGGCCGGAGCGGCGGCGCTGCGGGGGGAGCGGTGGTCGGCACAGCTGCCCGATCTGCTGCCGCTGGCCGGTGTGCATCTCGCGGTTGACGCCCTGTCAGGACTGTTCATGGCGGTGGCGGGTGCGGTGGTGCTGGCGGTCGCCGTCTACGGGATCGGCTACGCCGCCGGGCACGGACTGTCCTCGCGCGGAGTGCAGGCGGTACTGCCCGCCTTCGCCCTGACTCTCGTTCTGGTACCGGCGGCGGGCTCGCTGTCCACGTTCCTGGTGCTGTGGGAACTGATGGCGCTGACGTCGCTGGTGCTGGTGGTG
This sequence is a window from Streptomyces sp. NBC_01217. Protein-coding genes within it:
- a CDS encoding helix-turn-helix transcriptional regulator; amino-acid sequence: MDVSSGGPWAGTGLDPLGGRVLEYLVGHPAADTRAVAAAVGASDEETDRVLRTLEDELLVIRIAGRPPRWKAGPPRSSLGFLLARKRSELAQTELYMEQLDEIYRAVSRPHDPHLVEVLEHGEEVSARYAYLLKGSRHEVLHLAKPPYVTEPAEGSAHRDPAETAVHEGVRLRSVYDSEGFTDEVSLETAIRGTAGGGEFRLSSGLPVKLVLFDRTTALLPLHSDRPSAGSLVVHSPALIEAFAALFESIWERAVPMSLESRQDWPVPRRAHGTAVADERTREILHLMATGMKDDAIARVLGVSRRTVQKHVSEAGSALGARTRFQIALLAAERGWLDGGPASGERPRGPAGRS
- a CDS encoding SulP family inorganic anion transporter; its protein translation is MSTLPALARSRVRSLLPARADFAVMARNPRRDLLAGLTVAIVALPLALGFGVSSGLGAEAGLATAVVAGALAALFGGSNLQVSGPTGAMTVVLVPIVAQYGPGGVLTVGLMAGLLLILLALLRAGRYMQYVPAPVVEGFTLGIACVIGLQQIPNALGVAKPEGEKILVVSWRAVEAFVRAPNWTALALAVGVAAVMLLGARLRPGIPFSIVAVIAATLIAQLFHLDAAAPIGDLPSGLPAPSLAFVDLSSLGSLLAPAVAVAALAALESLLSATVADGMTVGQKHDPDKELFGQGIANLAAPLFGGVPATAAIARTAVNVRTGAGSRLAALVHAAVLAVIVFAAAPIVARIPLAALAGVLLATAIRMVEVGALRAMVKATRSDAVVLVMTAIATLALDLVYAVIIGLAVAGALALRAVAKQARLDQVSFRPDLPGEHSDEEHALLAEHIVAYRIDGPLFFAGAHRFLLELSEVSDVRVVILRMSRVSTMDATGALVLKDAVQKLNRRGIAVMTSGIRPGQRQVLDSVGALDLLRLEGREYATTPEAIAGARAHLHCAGVLPVVPHRKTAVEEAAR
- a CDS encoding alkylphosphonate utilization protein, whose translation is MSDVIVKDSNGTPLEDGDSVTLIKDLKVKGTSETLKRGTLVKGIRLTSKADEVECNTKKVKGLVLKTQFLKKA
- a CDS encoding pyridoxamine 5'-phosphate oxidase family protein translates to MTAPDARRMVEVPGPEALWLLEGATQGRLVYLQRDTAVVRPATHVLEYGRLIVRVPAQASALLGRAALTYHADEIRSVTGTGWTVSASGPAEVITDPDEAAHYRRTLHGWTHGPHDTLLRIRPQTVAGFRLAHAETQ
- a CDS encoding ATP-binding protein produces the protein MGSAVRIARETTEQVLSEWGVSPRHPVVDPALLIVSELVTNSVRHAAVLSPNVTVIYAAGPEVFAFAVHDRHPYQPALYESGTGAADSGLATVVELTLGLRGTAVVRRDADSGGKSIWITLPLQAPGRNEHSR
- a CDS encoding ArsR/SmtB family transcription factor: MSTPLYQLKADFFKTLGHPVRIRVLELLSRREHAVAELLPEVGVEAAHLSQQLAVLRRANLVATRKEGSTVFYRLTTPEVADLLTVARSILSGVLAGRAELLEDLRAATPRTRRR
- a CDS encoding transglycosylase SLT domain-containing protein gives rise to the protein MTTQTQTRTSRIARLRKVTVAGIATAGAAAAALTMVSTSAQAAEAAPAGVASVAKISTDGSQGGKGYANNLDGWIKESLAIMKAKGIPGTYEGLHRNIMRESSGNPNAQNNWDINAQKGTPSKGLLQVIQPTFNAYHVAGTAHDLTNPVSNITAAANYAAHRYGSIDNVNSAY
- a CDS encoding STAS domain-containing protein, producing the protein MTIEWRYSAHQHLGIFSLSGYLGAEAVPRFHGAVGWVLARGTGPVVLDLAELRGWSVGGQLAVSQAARRLADAGRQLELASIPADGSLVPDAAHPPVPVHCDLAAALAAHQEVAEEEREWRTADWPGVRTAPTEGQM
- a CDS encoding NADH-quinone oxidoreductase subunit B family protein produces the protein MSLLRKIRGTGRVAEPAPPRPAEEPPPAARGLRGSVQVRHVDAGSCNGCEIEIGAAFGPVYDAERYGARLVASPRHADLALVTGPVTRNMAEPLRRTVAAMPEPGLVMAVGDCAMNCGEFAGGYGVEGAVHEVVSVDVSVPGCPPGPERIVAALRTVTGR
- a CDS encoding ArsR/SmtB family transcription factor translates to MLVPLYQAKADFFRMLGHPVRIRVLELLQNGPMPVRDLLAAIEVEPSALSQQLAVLRRSGIVTATREGSTVVYELAGGDVADLMKAARRILTQMLTGQNELLAELREAEVSSK
- a CDS encoding M4 family metallopeptidase encodes the protein MSSRIRRRPARRPGRAGLSALLAVTAALSVTGLASPAQATGPAVPSGDTAPGTETPALVDGLADAVDASLPAATAARTHLAGHKDRYRIPSPDRDLSTDVVTTDPDGSETVRLDQKYRGVPVLGAQYVVRMTHRNGKRTVTGTSGSYFTALDVDTDKATLPVGTAVDGAVRQVRAGLAKGGYRPAHAKNGADTLSGTDRGLTVLPTGKGVLTRHVTVRGTDPATGAPVVQEVYVDAATGVTLFESGGLATFTAPRQAAGHQDGKPGEPGKPGEPARPGNGSAGVTGQGTLLSGSTVPLYLTKDGATGQYLLRDTAHMADSKQRGVIQTWDASSLWYQDVSGVWPEGVVPFASPTPTIGPELTASGAVDAHWAAGKVYEYYHDTFKRDSLDGKGMAINSLVGVTDYGSPFVNAFWDHTKMVYGTGDDEYRSLASDLDVVGHEMTHGVVEHTANLVYAGQSGAMNEAIADYFGNVIDVTANHTPMSDPDAGLIGGDLCRNRTPRECAFRDLNDGATTKKFLGLPLGSAYDNGGVHVNSTIFSGALWDIRESLGGPLADRIAYRALTSYIAPLDGFDEGRDAVIAAARSLGVKGGRLTAVKKAFEAHGVVPGWEKSLGLDSDVLVGRLGTLMSYVGTGNNPSAGNGWWAVPKSSADGTAPYAVWAGRTDGRRKARQISPNDGRSHLSPVTDGKRVVWVAVGDVSPDDPYAHTYDIMSAPVGAGAPKTLFSTTAEISGLSVDGDTVAWSRRDEETGLQRVSYLTSGSTTPQVVPLGRDYNQAVKPAVKDGRIAYIHDGMFDGAYGVAVEVYDIATGTTTPLGAPSSPEWISAPVVTASGVYWLIDTDYTDDDFTTLRRADVDGSGVTDLIAEKGSNPVRAFGLTASDTAVTLTVYASYSQVFDDYNDSLAKLKQFTPKGAPLGRVSCSHGQQSNAAADTGSRVLWMDTTTTDTDLVTRDHPAGKCA